The genomic segment ATACCTAATATAGGCAATATACTCAATATATATTCGCCCGGTTGACGATTACTTTTTTCAACGTTTGGCAACGACGCATTCCTTCCACATCACGACGTCACCATGTGCGAGGTGAGCGCCTCGCGAAGCAGAGAATATTTGGTCCGCTCAATTTTCTGACGTCGTAAGCAATGGCGtaatactattaattttatacttggTAACTAATTACTTTTAACTgtatttggcaaataaaacgCAAAATACGAATAATTTGAACGCTACATACTACGCTTAGTGCCGTTTCACATGAGGCATACGACGCGCAATACGCGCTACGCCAGAGCCTCGGTTGGCATTGACTCTATTGGTACGTTTCAGATGCAGGCGTTTCGAGCGAGCGTGTACGCCAGCGTGAAATTTACGGCGCGGGCTCCACGCCTGGCCCGTACGCCCGACGTAGGTACGCCAGGCGGTAAGGGCATGGTGGCAAGTGTACCTATTCACATGCGACGACGCGCGCTGGAATTGGGGGCATTTGTAGTAGCCGTGCTGTTGCctaaattccattttttttcacatGAGTTCACATTCCgtgtatttgtattttgtatcgTGGTATTCGTGGTTCAATAATGTGATTATTCTTGCCGGACCATCCTTTAACTGTTCAACCCTCAATTCAATGGATCTCGTCGACACAGAATTGATGATTAGTGCtattgaggaaaaaaaaaatatttgggaaGTTTCcgatgaaaattattaaaacagagACGCTAGAGAAAAATCCTGGGTGGATATTGCTGCTGCTATTATTCCCAATTTCAAGGATTTAGAtgacaaagaaaagaaaacagcAGGTATGTACatgtaattagtttatttagatAGGTACACCATATTGTATgctaatttattttactatctTGCCAAGCCACTTTTCCACTACCTACAAAATAATTGGCAAAAGCATCTCTTGTTGTGCTTACAGTAGAACTTTGTGGTATTCTGTGTGTGGAATCGCGAAATCCATGAATTGTTAATGTATCTTCAAACTTGAAACCATCTCTCACATGAACAAAATTGTGTAGAATGCAGcacgctttaatttttttttgaaaggcgtAAACGCACATTCAATGGTCTGTGAAAAATTCGCCATTTGTTTGATAATATCCCGAAGGTACATTCGATAAATCTTCTAGCACGGGTTAACCTAtagttgaatatattttttttgtaattcagaTTCTTTCGTGCATATGGACGTACATTTTTTGTCAGCGGAAAGGCTTCATCACCTACTATGACATAAGGTTgagcaatattttctttaagtaaAGGTTTTCCTTTTGAGATATTTATTGAATCCTTTTGAAGTTTTTGCCAAAACGGACCAATTTTAAATACTGTTGAATCAGAAAACTTTCCATATGCTCCAACATGGACATAAGTAAAGCAATAATTCGCGTCACAAACGGCTAATAAAGGGACTGAGAAGAAATGCTTATAATTGAAGAAGAGAGAGCCACTTTTTGTCGGCTTAATAATTCTGATGTGTTTGCCGTCGACGGCCCCAATACAATTGGGAAAATTTGCGCGCTCTTCAAATTCCATGGAAATGTTTTCCCATTTTTTAGTACTTGGTATTCCCATACATTCATCCTTGAGCAAAGTCCAAATAAAGATACAAACTTCTTCCACAACAGTGCTGATAGTTGAAATGCCCAGTCGATATGTATAATGTAAATCTGTGAATGTGTTGCCAGTTgccaaatatctgaaaaaaaaaatattcatggatttaatttttttttagttgttaagCTACAAAAACGTTGGAAAACCGTAAGAGATGCCTTCACTCGTTGTCGTGCTAAAGGAAAAACTTTGAAAAGCGGATCAGCAGCAAAAAAGGTgtcaaatatacatattatgagaatttgaggtttttgaaGAAATCTATGGAACTTAACAGGTAGTTTTAAACGATTTTATTTCACTTGAGACCtgaaaaaacatacattttttagCACCGAAGCAAATTTTACTGAGGCCACTCCACAATCAGATGACCAAAACAGTAACCAGGAAGATGATGACCATTCGGATAAAGAAATCGATGATGGAAAAGTCCAAGCTGAACGAGTGAAAGCactttttgaaagaaaaagggCTCTAAAAAGAAATCCATGAGAAGAGTctggttaaatttaaaaaaaaaactgaagagcCTATAGGTGATGAAGACAAATCATTTTAGGACTCATTATTACCGACTCTTCGGAACTTCAATCAGGATCAAAAATTCCGAATTGAAGTATTGAATTTattggttaaaatttttttaaaaatcccagTTCAACCTGCAGCAATAATTACACAGGAACCCTATCCTccaaacaatatttattattgtcaATAACCTACGTCATCTGCATGAAGTGGATTTACTTTAATACCAACGATTTCCCCTAGGGCATACGACATTATATCATCGCCACAATCAAATACATCTACTTCAAACCAACCACCTGACCAGTAGATGAACATTCCTGTCTACACTCAGTTGCCATAATGtagttaaaaatgtaatattatgtatcgcaataaataatattcaataactATCAGTAATATACATTATTAACTTACCTGAGAGCTACACACAGTCGTTCGGTCGCCGATATAGATAGCCTAACTACATTTTTATGGATCAACTTGAATTCTAGTTTTACTTTCAATTCGTCGAAGGTCGTAGTACTCATccgaaagaaattaaaaaatttccttgGATGCTCCCTCAACTCCGAATATAGGGTTACAAATGCACCTTTTAGTAACCTTTGGCTGACAATAGGATGTACCCAGAATCGTctttttcttgctatttttcTCTGAATTAAACAATATGCTGCCACGGCAACAACGCCCGAGGTACACAGTTGCGCGTCCATTTTGATACTGCTTCATATCCCCATGTGAAAAGAAAGTCGACGCTCTACGCCCTACTCGCAGCGTAGGACGTAGGCGCGTTGTACGCCTCATGTGAAACGGCACTTAGCGTTGACGTTGCAAGCGAGTAGCAGAGTGCATGAAAGGCATGCCTGCGGGTTGCCATATTTCGCCTTTATGCACCTCTCTATGCGTACTGAAAGATGCCCCAACCTGTATAGACTTAATATCATAATCCTAAACTCTATGTATGTTTCGGAGTTAAGCATACGTATAAGTTGCGACTAATATCACTCGATTTTTAAACAGTTGGTAGACAAAACCTGTAAACATCTCTTTCTCTTGTCAGTTACAATTACGTGAAGGGAAAACATATAACAATAAGAATACTAATAGCCTTTCTTACATGTGTCGAGTGTGTAcgcaaaataacttttttaatttgaattaactaaaaTTGTTACTATTTTCTAGTTGCTCTAATTTACCATTTGTCTGTTGGGTTGACAATTGTGTGTTTCATAGACGTGGCAACGAAGTGGCGAAATCTTATGAAAGAATGGAGTATTATTGATTTCAAAATgagccattttgaaaaaaatctgaaaataaaacgtaGGATTACAATGGTCATCGTAGTGTTTATGGCCCTGGGTATTggtaataaatgatttattactaattattttctttttaacagttttaaattTGCTGGATAAATGTAAAGCGGACAATTGGGAGACTTTTTAATTCTTCCAATTGGCTcacttacttatttatttaacctATTAAGATTTTAGgagaacatattttttttatgttatctgTAAGTTACATCCAGAAAATGTTCACCGATAACTTCTGGACCCAACTTGATGCGTACTTCATAAATTTCTACAGTgctatattcaaaataattccTTACAATAGATTTATTGGAATATTAATTCAGGTAAAGCTATTTGAAGTAACTTGAACGTATGTTTTGTTGTTCTTTTAATTAACTAGTATGTTTTCGGCTTAAAAGTAAATagaagtgtataaaaaaaagatcaaaaagAGTCCAAAGATTAGTATTTTTGCATCCTCCCACATTAAGGCAAACTATTGGAAATAATTACTGATACTGTTTTTGGAGATATTCTGTGTTAAATAACTAACATTTAATCTTAATGCAAATTTAGATTTCCCAGTATCACTTTTTATGATTTTCCAGTAGCCTTCTTTACGTTAGGCCGTCAAGGCACTACTTTCTTGGAATTAGcttcttttatatataaaatactacGGATTTGCTTTAACTGGAACTTTTTATGCatctatattttaaacaaaaaagagtaaataaaaTGTGAAAGAGCAGCGACAGctaattttttctctaagagcAACAGACAAAACTCTTACCCTGTTgtaaagcaattattttttaaaatgacttacaatttcaaaatttctataTCCCTATAACTGCATTCTTACGCATTCCGTATTGAAACGCAACACGAATATCAAAGAAATAGGTTtcaatgcaataaaaaatatttagaaaaaaggaCTTCAAATCGATTTCGGTGAACTTAATAGATAATGTTCATAACAAATATTAATGTTGCGATTAATAGTGATAACAACAATGCTATGTTAACAACTTAGAAATGGTTTTATTGTATTACTTTGTGTGAATGAAAATATAGCACGGAAAAAGAAGCACTTTCAGAATAAGAAATAAGACAGAATAAGAAATATTCTATTGAAAGACATGTACTAGATCACAGACCCAGGAAATAGTAGAACTTGCCATGACTTTAACATTTTGATACCAAAACAGTTGAAGTTTATATGAAATATcacttaacttaatttttttcttttcctatcTAGAGCTTCGGATCAATAAACCGTGTGTGGATGATCATACGATAAAACCTGACTCTAAAATGACAATACATTTTCgataattttgtctttttgtacataaacatattttatgatataaaagcaatttataagcattatttttatttttattttaaaataatatattgggTAATCACcaagttttcatttatttagatCATGAATTGGCAGCTTACACTGGTTTGGAATTATgcagatatttatttaattgcgATGTGCATACCCTTGAATTTTAGAATGAAGCAGATTGAACACAAGTTGAGTTTAATGATTAAATATAAGGTAATAATtaaaggatttttgaaaaacttcaaataaacttaaacatttttagatacaGGATCCATTACACTGGAAACAACTTAGAGAAACTTTTATTCTCATCTCGAATATTTGCGTTCGAATAGAAAAATGCACCGGACACATCCTGGTACTTACTATGGGCTTAAAACTTATGGTTATTTTGTTCCAAATATTAGGAGCTATAAAGTAACTTAAAGTACTTCTGTTTACTAGATATGAGATATTCTATTATATTTCAGTGGTGTAAATGAGAATCTGAATGACAGAAAACTGGAAGATCGATTATACTTTATCTTTTCAGTGGGAGTAATGATATTCAAGCAAGTTGTCCTTACTATTTATTTCTCTTCAGTAGATTTAACTTGCCAAAATATTGTTGGGTATCTTTTTAATGTACCTAGCCACATCTACAACATAGAAGTAACTGGTAAATTAGTTGTTGATATTTGAAGATAAGAAATACAAGTTTTAGGTTGAGAGATTTATAGTGTGCATTAAACAAAGTTCACCGGTATTATCAGGTCTTAAGTTGTATACAGTGAGACGAtctcttattttaaaggtatgtatttaagagaaaaaattctGATTCCATTCCGCtaatataaaatagttatttttcaGATGGCATCAGTTGTTGTCGTGTACGAGTTGGTGCTTGTtacatttaccaaaaattaaataaatgtgttactatcaaaatgatatttaatttacatattttttagttcAAGTATGTTAATACCAGTTTTAGGAATAAATGAATTGTGGTATATcgaaacatttttatatatctaaATTCACGGAGAGCATtgcaaaataataacaattatctGTGTGGTAATATTACTGTAAGGTCAAGCTTGGTTGACTCCAGAATGTTATGGATTCGATATTAATGATTATAAAGGGGTAAGAAAGGATAGAGCTGAAAAAAGTGGTGGTGTAGCAttgtacattaaaaatcaaatcaatttgAAGTCATAACTTTAGAGAATTTTGTAccttttatgaaaatgtaatttaCATATTGACCTTCTTAAAACTCAATCAAATAATTAGTGAACCTACAAGATTTAATATACTAAACAAAGTTGGTTCCCTATTATTGCCTAACTCGGTAACCGATAATTCCTATAACCGAGACTATTCCTCCATAAACAACATTCTATTCCAACAGgatgctttaaatattaattgagacaggacttaaataaataatatataatatttcaaaaaaagttagaaaatgaCAAATTAGCTGTATGAGGTTTGCTTATAAGGTATATAATGAGGCTTGTAATATACCGTATTATAAGCAAACCTCATACAGCTAATTTGTCAGGGTACATATAAccccatttttaaataaacatcgAATTGTAAACATAAATAATCGAAGAGAATGTcatatgtacaattttatttttaaaattattagctcTGAACAGCCGctatacttaaaatttattttgaagatCCAACCATCATCATCATAATACAAGAATTatacaaactaattttttaatgcctCGGCATCGCACCCGTCAAATGCATAAATCATTTGGTGTTGTAGCAATACAGATGTGCAACAATCTGCCAAATTACGCTAAGACATTTAGTTTCTACAAATTctcaaaatttatcaaaaatgtttttttatctcAACAGTGCTTGtcataatagtttttttaatattagaatatttatGACTTAagatataaatttacttttattatacatattatctttcttgtatTTATCTTTCGCTACCCATGCATCTTCAGGAGCGGATTTAGGATAATTAAAggactaaataataataaatggtggtatctctaaggaacttaatataaatgtgggtgtaccgcaaggatcagtacttggtcctttactttttctcatttatgtgaacgatctgccacaactgcaagtaactggcaaatttacaatacaattgtttgccgatgatactaccaTCCTCTGGCAAGACTCGCCCGCCGAagatgtcgcccgctttttgtaagtcataatattttaaccctgtgttgtatttttattttggaaacagtttgcttagtttttagaaaatataaacaagaactccacttaggaagccactataatacacgacaaaattatttgttgaggctacccattcctcattttgaacttgtccgtagctctatcatatatggaggtcgAAAGCTGTTtcataaacttccactagaaataagacaacttaagaccgaaaaaagcctacgtacaaggacgaaaatatttcttgctagtaaagcgtactatagtttaggtgatttttttaatgattagcatttaagtttttcaaagttgtatataattttattttattttaaattaatttctcgtttttattcctttaatgtacagtctattggctttgtctccAACTTCtatgtttttattgacaataaagcatttttgagtttgagttttgaataattttaaaataatttggctTGCATTCAATTCATTGTATATGAAGTATTCGAagtatgaaaatatataaaagcggTAATATTGAGATCGTCAAAAGAGACAGCGagatatgagaaaaaaatcgttctatgctaaatctaaaaaaaatgatgaaaatgaTTCAACTCTCCCAAAAAAACGTTATCGTTACACATGACTGCTGATAAAACAATAGATTATTTTGGTTAAGTGGTAAAAACTGTGTTATGAAGTTTTATGACATGCGCAATGAAAACACAAATAAATAGTTCATTTGTAagacaaaaataacaaattttaaaatgcaactACCGAGTACTGTAGCTATGTACTTTATTGTGAGTTTTGAGTGagagaaacaaaatattatattctgTTCTTTAtagttgttttaataatttttttacgtaaaGTACTACTTACAAGAAgcataaaacaatatattagaAAATTCTGACGGCATCGTAGAAAAgtagtttaaaacattttagttCGTTTGGGAAAGGACTCAAAAAGCCGGGCCATCATCTTAAATGCAAATAATGTTGGTAATTAAGAGAGCTTATTGCAAATATAAACTTTCGGCGTGCACTTTGCTCCTAGTTTCTcgttaaattttcaaagttttcaGGTGGAACTTGTTTGAAGTGACAGCCAAGTCTCGTCTAAATGTATACCCTTACTGGAAATTAGTAAAGGCACCTCTGTTATTAAATTCCGATATATTAGTTTAACCTTTACCATATAGCAAGCAGACTATTTCCTATGAGTTAtcagcttagaacattgaaaggttagaattagcattgccgtggaccTATGGGCGGTTTGCTTGCTAAATTCTTATGTAGAAatacaattacaaaaaaacaatttatgatAGGCACAAAACAATTCTACTgttcctttttaataaattttaaagtatttttttaaagaaaataagatactgtataaagaagtcaatatttaaagttaaatgaatggaGAAAGTTAAATGAACGTGTATTAGAGAAGAAGGCAACAATATCGCAAGGCCAGGGAATCTTTACCAGTTTAATATGATCAGTACCAATCtttatatgataaatatttactaataataaattatgctttaaattataaacaatattgccATTTACGAactcttaatgtttttttaccGTACTTCATTAAAGTTAAGATACCTAtctaataacaattattttattaaatattttaaaattattatagatttcctaataagtttttatttaggtttatttgaataaaaaaggggACTTTACAAGCCTTGGGAAATGTGTAAAGTGAGTCCTTGACGCACGGTTCTAGAAAAAATAAGTTACTATTTTTTAGAGCGCctgcatctttttttttatttttttttcattggacACCAGCTATTTGAGGTTTAAGTCGgtaaaagtaaagttttttttgggtgtttttttaatttataatattatttttatatttttatatattaccttAGTGCTATTAAGGGCACAAAAAAGAACAAAAGactaatagtaataaaaattagtaaagcTAATAATCCTTAAGTActtactaattaataaaaatacgcatAGGATATTTTAGCAATATATGTTATTTCattcaaattattttgcaatttcaTATACAAGCTAATTTTCTTATCTCAATatttctacatattttttagCATCTACAAATATGATATCTCTCTAATTTATTCtatgtttgtaataaattaattgtgtaGTAGGCAAGGCTTGAGATATCCTTTTTTATTTGCTGTTTCCCAAAATAGAAATACAAGTATAGGCCAATTTGATCCTCtgaaaagaaatagaaattcaTTAAATGTTagttattattcttttaaaaataataatttttttgtagtgtacatattaagttaaataaaaaatatgtgcaCTAAGGGCCATGCCCATGAAAACTAAATGGCAGACGTTTTACAATctcctattttatatattgccTCTCTGTTTTCTGTAAGCCTCTATATCatttcacacaaaaaaatatattacgaaacgtatttttttttcatcggGATTATGAAAAGGTTGAATATGGAAAATTGTAAAGGTAGATATGGTATTATAggtttatgtaataaatttcaTTATATGATATATGTTTTGTtccaagaataattaaaaattaataattggtagccatttaagttatgcataatttttataaaaaaaaatagttttaccgcctatgtaagtaaataaagataaatttcaAAGATTCATCAAAGGGATAAATATTAAACTCTTTAAcatcataaaatttaataccGTTATTTTTATAGCGATTTTATTAAAAGGAGTCCAGATTAATATTTACCTAATATTAtaggtaataaaattttgctcGTAAAACTAATCATAATATCTTTGAAAGATGTTTCATTTAATAGCAAATtgataaattgttaataaaaacagCATTAGTTACCGAAACGGCAGCATTTAAATCCATAATACCTAACGGTCCAATACGCATTACAAGCGGCTTCGTGCAACGCATCATCATAAATGAAACCATAAAACTGATGTCTTTTCCTCGACAGTACCAGTTGCTTTCATACATTGCTTTCAGTAGACCGACAGagctctaaaatttatttattttattttttaagtaatgtcacaaaaataaacacatttttgtgATTAAGGCAGAGATGCATTTAAGGTAATTAACAAGTTCTgcgctttaataaaaaaaaacataaaatgtatTTAGTATAGT from the Anthonomus grandis grandis chromosome 10, icAntGran1.3, whole genome shotgun sequence genome contains:
- the LOC126741372 gene encoding gustatory receptor for sugar taste 64f-like, encoding MPEKILESDVCFTQHLLSSVVTLGQWLFLLPVYGYGGQHYTSIQVKWWSLKMIVSILFAIYNGLICIAYTYKVIYNEKKILALFALIYHLSVGLTIVCFIDVATKWRNLMKEWSIIDFKMSHFEKNLKIKRRITMVIVVFMALGIGEHIFFMLSVSYIQKMFTDNFWTQLDAYFINFYSAIFKIIPYNRFIGILIQIMNWQLTLVWNYADIYLIAMCIPLNFRMKQIEHKLSLMIKYKIQDPLHWKQLRETFILISNICVRIEKCTGHILVLTMGLKLMVILFQILGAINGVNENLNDRKLEDRLYFIFSVGVMIFKQVVLTIYFSSVDLTCQNIVGYLFNVPSHIYNIEVERFIVCIKQSSPVLSGLKLYTVRRSLILKMASVVVVYELVLVTFTKN